The Citrifermentans bemidjiense Bem genome window below encodes:
- a CDS encoding acetate uptake transporter — protein MSDLKLGNPAVVGLAGFGMTTFVLQCHNLGWCGIAPVLWLGLCFGGTAQLVAGLMEMRTGNNFGFCAFTGYGAFWISLCLMIIFGKNPTLVASYPTLAFNANDLGFYLVAWTIFTFILFIASMKHNATLAFIFLTLLLGFIGLDVKEFTGSALAGTFAAYDLLICAFSALYLMAVAVYAESGINLPVGEAWIKDKPQTEEAVATSKVTA, from the coding sequence ATGAGTGATCTGAAATTGGGAAATCCTGCAGTAGTCGGCCTCGCCGGCTTCGGAATGACAACATTCGTGCTGCAATGCCACAACCTGGGATGGTGCGGTATCGCCCCCGTCCTCTGGCTCGGGCTCTGCTTCGGCGGCACCGCCCAGCTCGTCGCCGGTTTGATGGAGATGAGGACCGGTAACAACTTCGGTTTCTGCGCCTTTACCGGTTATGGAGCCTTCTGGATTTCCCTTTGCCTGATGATCATCTTCGGGAAGAACCCGACCCTGGTCGCCTCCTACCCGACCCTGGCCTTCAACGCCAACGATCTCGGGTTCTACCTGGTGGCCTGGACCATCTTCACCTTCATCCTCTTCATCGCCTCCATGAAGCATAATGCGACATTGGCCTTCATCTTCCTCACCCTGCTGCTTGGCTTCATCGGTCTCGATGTCAAAGAATTTACCGGCAGCGCCCTTGCCGGGACCTTCGCAGCTTACGACCTGCTGATCTGTGCATTCTCGGCACTTTACCTGATGGCTGTTGCCGTATATGCCGAATCCGGCATCAACCTTCCCGTCGGCGAGGCATGGATCAAGGACAAGCCCCAGACCGAGGAGGCCGTTGCCACCAGCAAGGTCACCGCATAG